One genomic region from Pseudoduganella lutea encodes:
- a CDS encoding discoidin domain-containing protein: protein MNHSALPFFRRAIARSPAALFTIALFAALPALAAADTRDLAGTWRFALDRHDEGIAARWQTRAMMDRFADRIVLPGILNAQGHGDEISTQTPWVLSLYDKDWHLREDYKAHTTPGNVKVPFLSQPPRHYLGAAWYQRDIDVPAAWRGKRVALHMERPRWGSTLWLDDREIGSNRSLVAEHVYDLGLLAPGRHRLTVRVDNRMLMNYRPDSHSVSDSLGMSWNGIVGKVALRATSPVWIDDVQVYPNVADRTARVRVKIGNAGGNAGSGTVRANGRRVAVAWTAHGGSVEFTVRYPRDAALWDEWNPALQALSLELDGPQARDRRLVKFGFVEIRAAGTQMLVNGRPTFMRGTHHGGDFPLTGYPPTDVAYWKKIFRINKQWGINHVRFHSFNPPEAAFQAADEVGIYLQPEPGMWNAVSPGTPMETMLYEETERMIRAYGNHPSFLLLSPSNEPKGNWKAAFDKWIAHYRAADPRRLYTNGTGHTEPSVPEVDKGTDYLAIQRIGPKPLRNKTGWFGRDYSASLEGIGVPVLSHENGQWVAYPDFSVIDRFTGYLRPGNYEIFRDSARARGVLDKNREFALASGRWQLACYKEEIEAILRTPGMSGYQLLDLHDYLGQGTALVGLLDTFWESKGYASAEAFRRFNGETVPLARVTRLVLTTADTLDVPVEIAHYGRDTLRGARPWWKIVDATGTTVAGGSFTATDLPVGHNAQLGRIALPLAGMKAPARYRLVVGLADTAIENDWNFWLYPQALRADAPADVLVTRTWPEAEARLAGGGKVLYLPRKADLDWTSPPMADVPVFWNRLMNPAWSRMLGLWIDKAHPALAGFPTEDHYDWQWAEVAATARGMNLSSLPRGLQPIVQPIDDWNRNYKLGLLFEARVGNGRLVVSTADLDSDLDQRVVARQLRKSVLDYMGSAAFAPRTALEPAAMRASLFDTRVMQKLGATATGWRDAGKAIDGDPNTYALETVRGDAPRPQPALTIAFPAAVPFDGLVLMPRQNHRDHEGDVREWLVQASDDGTTWRDVKRATLGSTFDPQTIRFEKLSTRWLKLTALSGFGADRASALADVAVSYTGPALPDEAAELQYQRSRSASSDIDEAGMDDRRPARPEAAGKR, encoded by the coding sequence ATGAACCATTCCGCCTTGCCATTCTTCCGCCGCGCGATTGCCCGCTCCCCGGCCGCCCTGTTCACCATTGCCCTGTTCGCGGCGCTGCCGGCACTTGCCGCCGCCGACACGCGCGACCTTGCCGGCACGTGGCGCTTTGCCCTCGACCGCCATGACGAAGGGATCGCCGCACGCTGGCAGACCCGCGCGATGATGGACCGGTTCGCGGACCGGATCGTGCTGCCCGGCATCCTGAATGCGCAAGGCCATGGTGACGAGATCTCGACGCAGACCCCCTGGGTGCTGTCGCTGTATGACAAGGACTGGCACCTGCGCGAGGATTACAAGGCCCATACGACGCCGGGCAATGTGAAGGTGCCGTTCCTGTCGCAGCCGCCGCGCCACTACCTGGGCGCGGCCTGGTACCAGCGCGATATCGACGTGCCGGCCGCCTGGCGCGGCAAGCGCGTGGCACTGCACATGGAGCGCCCGCGCTGGGGCTCCACGCTGTGGTTGGACGACCGCGAAATCGGCAGCAACCGCAGCCTGGTTGCCGAACACGTGTACGACCTGGGCCTGCTGGCGCCAGGGCGGCACCGCCTCACCGTGCGCGTGGACAACCGCATGCTGATGAACTACCGGCCCGATTCGCACAGCGTGTCCGATTCGCTGGGCATGAGCTGGAACGGCATCGTCGGCAAGGTGGCGCTGCGCGCCACGTCACCGGTATGGATCGACGATGTCCAGGTCTACCCCAACGTGGCCGACCGCACCGCCCGCGTGCGGGTGAAGATCGGCAATGCCGGCGGCAATGCCGGCAGCGGTACCGTGCGCGCCAATGGCCGGCGCGTCGCCGTGGCCTGGACCGCCCACGGCGGCAGCGTTGAATTCACCGTGCGCTACCCGCGCGATGCCGCGCTGTGGGACGAGTGGAACCCCGCGCTGCAGGCGCTGTCGCTTGAGCTCGACGGTCCGCAGGCGCGCGACCGGCGTCTCGTCAAGTTCGGTTTCGTGGAGATCAGGGCGGCAGGCACGCAGATGCTGGTCAACGGCCGCCCCACCTTCATGCGCGGCACCCACCACGGCGGCGATTTTCCGCTAACCGGCTATCCGCCGACCGACGTGGCGTACTGGAAGAAGATCTTCAGGATCAACAAGCAATGGGGCATCAACCACGTGCGCTTCCATTCGTTCAACCCGCCGGAAGCGGCATTCCAGGCGGCGGACGAGGTGGGCATCTACCTGCAGCCCGAACCGGGCATGTGGAACGCCGTCTCGCCGGGCACGCCGATGGAGACGATGCTGTACGAGGAAACGGAGCGGATGATCCGCGCCTACGGCAACCATCCGTCGTTCCTGCTGCTCAGTCCCAGCAACGAGCCAAAGGGCAACTGGAAGGCGGCGTTCGACAAGTGGATCGCCCACTACCGCGCGGCCGACCCGCGCCGGCTGTACACGAACGGCACCGGCCACACGGAACCGAGCGTGCCGGAGGTGGACAAGGGTACCGACTACCTGGCGATCCAGCGCATCGGCCCGAAACCGCTGCGCAACAAGACAGGATGGTTCGGCCGGGATTATTCGGCCTCGCTGGAAGGCATCGGCGTGCCCGTGCTGTCGCATGAGAACGGCCAGTGGGTGGCCTACCCCGACTTCTCGGTGATCGACAGGTTCACGGGCTACCTGCGCCCGGGGAACTACGAGATCTTCCGCGATTCCGCCAGGGCGCGCGGTGTGCTGGACAAGAACCGCGAGTTCGCCCTCGCCTCGGGCCGCTGGCAGCTGGCCTGCTACAAGGAGGAAATCGAAGCGATCCTGCGCACGCCGGGCATGAGCGGCTACCAGCTGCTGGACCTGCACGATTACCTGGGCCAGGGCACGGCGCTGGTCGGCCTGCTCGACACGTTCTGGGAATCGAAGGGCTATGCGTCCGCCGAGGCTTTTCGCCGCTTCAACGGCGAGACCGTGCCGCTGGCGCGCGTGACGCGCCTCGTGCTGACCACTGCCGACACGCTCGACGTGCCGGTGGAGATCGCCCACTACGGCAGGGACACGCTGCGCGGCGCACGGCCGTGGTGGAAGATCGTCGACGCCACCGGCACCACGGTGGCGGGTGGCAGCTTCACCGCCACCGACCTGCCGGTGGGCCACAATGCGCAACTGGGCCGCATCGCCCTGCCCTTGGCCGGCATGAAGGCGCCGGCGCGTTACCGGCTGGTCGTGGGCCTGGCCGATACGGCGATCGAGAACGACTGGAATTTCTGGCTGTATCCGCAGGCGCTGCGGGCCGACGCGCCGGCCGACGTGCTCGTGACCCGCACGTGGCCGGAAGCCGAAGCACGGCTGGCCGGCGGCGGCAAGGTGCTGTACCTGCCGCGCAAGGCGGACCTGGACTGGACGTCGCCGCCAATGGCCGACGTGCCCGTGTTCTGGAACCGCCTGATGAACCCGGCCTGGAGCCGCATGCTGGGGCTGTGGATCGACAAGGCCCACCCTGCACTGGCCGGCTTCCCGACGGAAGACCACTATGACTGGCAATGGGCCGAGGTGGCGGCGACGGCGCGCGGCATGAACCTGTCAAGCCTGCCGCGTGGCTTGCAGCCGATCGTCCAGCCGATCGATGACTGGAACCGCAACTACAAGCTCGGCCTCCTGTTCGAGGCGCGTGTCGGCAATGGCCGGCTGGTCGTCTCCACGGCGGACCTGGACAGCGACCTTGACCAGCGCGTGGTGGCACGCCAGTTGCGCAAGTCCGTGCTCGACTACATGGGCAGTGCCGCCTTCGCGCCACGCACCGCACTCGAGCCGGCGGCGATGCGTGCGTCGCTGTTCGACACGCGCGTGATGCAAAAGCTGGGTGCCACGGCCACCGGCTGGCGCGATGCCGGGAAGGCGATCGATGGCGATCCGAACACGTATGCGCTGGAAACCGTTCGCGGCGACGCACCCCGGCCGCAGCCGGCGCTGACGATCGCCTTCCCGGCCGCCGTGCCATTCGACGGCCTCGTGCTCATGCCGCGCCAGAACCACCGCGACCACGAAGGCGATGTGCGCGAGTGGCTGGTGCAGGCCAGCGACGACGGCACCACGTGGCGCGACGTGAAGCGCGCCACGCTGGGATCGACGTTCGATCCGCAAACGATCCGCTTTGAAAAACTGAGCACGCGCTGGCTGAAACTGACGGCGCTGTCCGGCTTCGGCGCCGACCGGGCCAGCGCGCTCGCCGACGTGGCCGTGTCGTACACGGGACCGGCGCTGCCCGACGAAGCCGCCGAACTGCAGTACCAGCGTTCGCGGTCGGCATCGTCGGATATCGACGAAGCGGGCATGGATGACCGGCGCCCGGCACGGCCCGAGGCGGCGGGCAAGCGCTGA
- a CDS encoding YfiR family protein, with product MRSEYLAATALALFVAALPGRAQTDDAVLKAAYIYNIAQFTVWPANAGTRPLNVCVASGHALWQSLRQLHGKPVGERKVAVVEPAAGTACDVTVLRAGAVRPAADGTGMLAVVDEPATGYAGAVALVEEDQHLRFDIDTKEAARAGLRFSSRLLRLARNVR from the coding sequence ATGCGTTCTGAATACCTGGCCGCCACTGCGCTGGCGCTGTTCGTCGCGGCGCTGCCCGGTCGCGCCCAGACGGACGACGCCGTGCTGAAAGCCGCCTATATCTACAACATCGCCCAGTTCACGGTGTGGCCCGCAAACGCGGGCACGCGGCCGTTGAACGTGTGCGTCGCCAGCGGCCACGCGCTGTGGCAAAGCCTGCGCCAGTTGCACGGCAAGCCGGTGGGCGAGCGCAAGGTCGCCGTCGTCGAGCCGGCGGCCGGCACGGCGTGCGACGTGACCGTGCTGCGTGCCGGCGCCGTACGCCCCGCGGCGGACGGCACGGGCATGCTGGCTGTCGTCGATGAACCGGCCACCGGTTACGCCGGGGCCGTGGCGCTCGTGGAGGAAGACCAGCACCTGCGCTTCGATATCGACACCAAGGAAGCCGCGCGCGCCGGGCTGCGCTTCAGTTCGCGCCTGTTGCGTCTGGCGAGGAACGTGCGATGA
- a CDS encoding putative bifunctional diguanylate cyclase/phosphodiesterase, with product MKLLPSQATAPKGRMPIAAALRSGQLLAAVAALVIAGAVLVAYQLLEIRQALADGARVQAAIVADSVTAPLMFGDRESAQETLRAFRYAQGLKAVGIYDQDGRRFAEFSYPDSRLPLTLQAALGERDGGIVVKDTVRYRGNVVGHTVLHVGTDRLRGAMLRYVGLLVVASLGAMLVVATLGRTTRARVAAAERKLDYMAHTDHVTQLPNRHATYARLEGALEEAGVAGTQVALLLVDLDNFKTVNDTAGHAAGDELLKKVAAALSGAVRTSDLVGRIGGDEFAIIVAPVPGRASAVAIADKVTQALRHPFAVEGGEFFATASVGVCLYPDDATTMSELVSSADTALYHAKQSGRNRLAEFVPAMTAATQRRAALERELRRAIDGGQLAVHYQPQFDCASGALLGVEALVRWRHPEHGPISPAEFIPIAEESGLIVELGSWVLRHACAEVAQWQRAGGPALTLAVNMSARQLREPGFIEDVTRALASSGLAPGRLELELTESVLMEDVAGALAFMQSVRALGVRLAIDDFGTGYSSLAYLQTFPINQLKVDRSFVQLLPQRGETIIHAVLALARGFGLTVVAEGVEEPRQLEWLREAGCDVVQGYLLGMPMAADAFRERFLEPATA from the coding sequence ATGAAACTGCTCCCATCCCAGGCAACGGCCCCGAAAGGCCGCATGCCGATCGCCGCCGCGCTGCGCAGCGGCCAGTTGCTGGCGGCCGTGGCGGCGCTGGTGATCGCCGGCGCCGTGCTGGTGGCCTACCAGCTGCTGGAGATCCGCCAGGCGCTGGCCGATGGCGCCCGCGTGCAGGCGGCCATCGTGGCCGACAGCGTGACCGCGCCACTGATGTTCGGCGACCGCGAGTCGGCGCAGGAAACGCTGCGCGCGTTCCGCTATGCGCAAGGCCTGAAGGCGGTGGGCATCTACGACCAGGATGGCCGCCGTTTCGCGGAATTCTCGTACCCCGACAGCCGCCTGCCGCTGACGCTGCAAGCCGCCCTCGGCGAGCGCGATGGCGGCATCGTGGTGAAGGACACGGTGCGCTACCGCGGCAACGTGGTGGGGCACACGGTGCTGCACGTCGGCACCGACCGGCTGCGCGGGGCAATGCTGCGCTACGTGGGCCTGCTGGTGGTCGCATCGCTGGGCGCCATGCTGGTCGTGGCCACGCTGGGCCGTACCACGCGTGCGCGGGTGGCCGCCGCCGAGCGCAAGCTCGACTACATGGCGCACACCGACCACGTCACGCAGCTGCCGAACCGGCACGCCACCTATGCGCGGCTGGAAGGCGCGCTGGAGGAGGCCGGCGTGGCGGGCACGCAGGTAGCGCTGCTGCTGGTGGACCTGGACAATTTCAAGACCGTCAACGACACCGCCGGGCACGCGGCCGGCGACGAACTGCTCAAGAAGGTGGCCGCCGCGCTGTCCGGCGCGGTGCGCACCTCGGACCTGGTGGGCCGCATCGGCGGCGACGAGTTCGCGATCATCGTGGCGCCGGTGCCGGGCCGCGCATCCGCCGTGGCGATCGCCGACAAGGTCACGCAGGCGCTGCGCCATCCGTTCGCGGTGGAAGGGGGCGAATTCTTCGCCACCGCCAGCGTGGGCGTCTGCCTGTATCCGGACGATGCGACGACGATGAGCGAACTGGTGTCCAGCGCCGACACGGCGCTGTACCACGCCAAGCAGTCGGGTCGTAACCGGCTGGCCGAGTTCGTGCCGGCGATGACGGCGGCCACGCAGCGGCGCGCCGCGCTCGAGCGCGAGCTGCGCCGGGCGATCGATGGTGGCCAGCTGGCCGTGCATTACCAGCCGCAGTTCGATTGCGCCAGCGGTGCGCTGCTCGGGGTGGAGGCGCTGGTGCGCTGGCGCCACCCGGAACACGGGCCGATCTCGCCGGCCGAATTCATCCCAATCGCCGAGGAAAGCGGCCTGATCGTGGAGCTGGGCAGCTGGGTGCTGCGCCATGCCTGCGCCGAAGTGGCGCAGTGGCAGCGCGCCGGCGGTCCGGCCCTCACGCTGGCCGTCAACATGTCCGCGCGGCAGCTGCGCGAGCCCGGCTTCATCGAGGACGTGACGCGCGCGCTGGCGTCCAGCGGCCTCGCGCCGGGCCGGCTGGAACTGGAGCTGACCGAAAGCGTGCTGATGGAAGACGTGGCAGGTGCCCTCGCGTTCATGCAATCCGTGCGCGCGCTCGGCGTGCGCCTGGCGATCGACGACTTCGGCACGGGCTACTCGTCGCTGGCCTACCTGCAGACGTTCCCGATCAACCAGCTGAAGGTGGACCGCAGCTTCGTGCAGTTGCTGCCGCAACGGGGGGAAACCATCATCCACGCCGTGCTGGCGCTGGCGCGCGGCTTCGGGCTCACCGTGGTGGCCGAGGGCGTGGAGGAACCACGCCAGCTCGAATGGCTGCGCGAAGCGGGCTGCGACGTCGTGCAGGGCTACCTGCTGGGCATGCCGATGGCGGCCGACGCGTTCAGGGAACGCTTCCTCGAGCCTGCCACGGCGTGA
- a CDS encoding methyl-accepting chemotaxis protein encodes MNVANLTIGKRLALGFAIVCVMLIAMVQLSNVMLSRVNTGTGEIVNNRMPKIEATGRMLEEVNDIAIALRNMILNDHPDDRRQQHAEVVASRQAINDVMRELEATLQDPKARDLLRQMRADTDRYIAAQDTLIGHVNSGATDTARAYLVGEMRPLLVRLKQATREQAALQKQISANAAEAAADTYSSTRNLMWGLGFIAVALAAAVAWWITRSITGPVEQALGVANTVAAGDLTSRIDAQTRDEMGELLRALRRMNESLAATVATVRQGTDVIATAAAEVATGSQDLSSRTEQQASALEETASSMEQLASTVKQNADNARQANTLAGAASQVAARGGDIIGRVVGTMDDIRASASRIGDITSVIDGIAFQTNILALNAAVEAARAGEQGRGFAVVASEVRALAQRSAAAAREIKELISASTEQVAAGSQLVGEAGATMGDIVASVQRVTDIMAEITAASTEQSAGIEQINRAVVEMDAVTQQNAALVEQAAAAAESMKDEARRLAEAVAVFRIGGDVGVGAQGSLGSLGSVPGKRQGQRLLAASRGD; translated from the coding sequence ATGAATGTAGCGAATCTCACCATCGGAAAACGGCTGGCGCTCGGCTTTGCGATCGTGTGCGTGATGCTGATCGCGATGGTACAGCTGTCGAACGTCATGCTGTCGCGGGTGAATACCGGCACCGGCGAGATCGTGAACAACCGGATGCCGAAGATCGAGGCGACCGGCCGCATGCTGGAAGAAGTCAACGACATCGCCATCGCGCTGCGCAACATGATCCTCAACGACCATCCGGACGACCGCCGGCAGCAACATGCGGAAGTGGTGGCGTCGCGGCAGGCGATCAACGACGTGATGCGCGAGCTCGAGGCCACGCTGCAGGATCCGAAAGCGCGCGACCTGCTGCGCCAGATGCGCGCCGACACCGACCGGTACATCGCCGCGCAGGACACGCTGATCGGCCACGTCAACAGCGGCGCCACCGACACGGCGCGCGCCTACCTCGTGGGCGAAATGCGGCCCCTGCTGGTGCGCCTGAAGCAGGCCACCCGCGAGCAGGCGGCGTTGCAGAAACAGATCAGCGCGAACGCCGCCGAGGCGGCGGCGGACACCTATTCGAGCACGCGCAACCTGATGTGGGGCCTGGGCTTCATCGCCGTCGCGCTGGCGGCCGCCGTGGCATGGTGGATCACGCGATCGATCACGGGGCCGGTCGAACAGGCGCTCGGCGTGGCGAACACGGTGGCGGCGGGCGATCTCACGAGCCGCATCGATGCGCAGACACGCGACGAGATGGGCGAACTGCTGCGCGCGCTGCGCCGCATGAATGAGAGTCTGGCCGCCACGGTGGCCACGGTGCGCCAGGGAACGGACGTCATCGCCACCGCCGCGGCCGAGGTGGCGACCGGCAGCCAGGACCTGTCGTCCCGCACCGAACAGCAGGCCAGCGCACTGGAGGAAACGGCATCGTCGATGGAGCAGCTGGCATCCACCGTGAAGCAGAATGCCGACAATGCGCGCCAGGCCAACACGCTGGCCGGCGCCGCCTCGCAGGTGGCGGCGCGCGGTGGCGACATCATCGGCCGCGTCGTCGGCACGATGGACGATATCCGCGCGTCGGCCAGCCGGATCGGCGACATCACCAGCGTCATCGACGGCATCGCGTTCCAGACCAATATCCTGGCGCTGAACGCGGCCGTGGAAGCGGCGCGCGCCGGCGAACAGGGGCGCGGCTTCGCCGTCGTCGCTAGCGAGGTGCGCGCGCTGGCGCAACGCTCGGCCGCCGCGGCCAGGGAAATCAAGGAGCTGATCAGCGCTTCCACCGAGCAGGTCGCCGCCGGCAGCCAGCTCGTGGGCGAGGCCGGCGCCACGATGGGCGACATCGTCGCCAGCGTGCAGCGCGTGACGGACATCATGGCCGAGATCACCGCGGCCAGCACCGAACAGTCGGCCGGCATCGAGCAGATCAACCGGGCCGTGGTGGAGATGGATGCCGTGACCCAGCAGAATGCCGCGCTGGTCGAACAGGCGGCCGCGGCTGCCGAGTCGATGAAGGACGAGGCACGGAGGCTGGCGGAGGCGGTGGCGGTGTTCAGGATTGGAGGGGATGTGGGGGTGGGGGCTCAGGGGTCGCTGGGGTCTCTGGGGTCTGTCCCCGGTAAGCGGCAGGGTCAGCGCTTGCTGGCGGCGTCACGAGGGGACTGA
- a CDS encoding sugar kinase: MTESNPPDTARRFDLVGLGECMVEFNATEPLSRAQRFGKAYGGDVLNALVAASRQGARTAFASRVGDDPFGAGLRAAWEDEGIDVSHAPLVPGENGVYFISLDAHGERSFTYRRAGSAASQLSAADIDVAFIASARCILLSGITQAISPGARAATLAAARIARERGVLVAYDPNYRPRLWNDEDAARAACAELLPYVDILLPSLPADAAILPGAPQALVAHAVVKHGEEGCEVWLHGERTAVPAVAANVVDTTGAGDAWNGAYLAAVLRGETPAEAAGLANRVAAAKLAHRGAIPPRNASVEA; this comes from the coding sequence ATGACTGAATCCAACCCCCCGGACACCGCACGCCGCTTCGACCTGGTCGGCCTGGGCGAATGCATGGTCGAGTTCAATGCCACCGAGCCGCTGTCGCGTGCGCAACGCTTCGGCAAGGCCTATGGCGGCGACGTGCTGAACGCGCTCGTCGCGGCGAGCCGGCAGGGCGCGCGCACGGCATTCGCCAGCCGGGTGGGTGACGACCCGTTCGGCGCCGGCCTGCGCGCCGCCTGGGAAGACGAAGGGATCGACGTTTCGCACGCGCCGCTGGTGCCGGGTGAAAACGGGGTGTATTTCATTTCGCTCGATGCGCACGGCGAACGGTCGTTCACGTACCGCCGGGCCGGCAGTGCCGCCTCGCAGCTGAGCGCCGCCGATATCGACGTGGCCTTCATCGCCTCGGCCCGCTGCATCCTGCTGTCGGGCATTACGCAAGCCATTTCACCCGGTGCCCGCGCCGCCACGCTGGCCGCGGCCCGCATCGCCCGCGAACGGGGCGTGCTGGTGGCCTACGATCCGAACTACCGGCCGCGCTTGTGGAACGATGAAGATGCTGCCCGCGCCGCCTGTGCCGAGCTGCTGCCGTACGTCGACATCCTGCTCCCGAGCCTGCCGGCCGATGCCGCCATCCTGCCCGGTGCGCCGCAGGCGCTGGTGGCGCACGCGGTGGTCAAGCACGGGGAAGAGGGCTGCGAAGTGTGGCTGCACGGCGAGCGCACGGCGGTGCCCGCGGTGGCCGCGAACGTGGTCGATACCACCGGCGCCGGCGATGCGTGGAATGGCGCCTATCTCGCCGCCGTGTTGCGTGGCGAGACGCCCGCCGAAGCCGCCGGTCTCGCCAACCGTGTCGCCGCCGCCAAGCTGGCACACCGCGGCGCGATTCCACCTCGGAACGCGTCAGTTGAAGCTTGA
- a CDS encoding TonB-dependent receptor plug domain-containing protein codes for MSSKNLRRNIIVALALQAAFTQASGQDAAADDLAAMPLESLMGVTVVTSASRFVQRVSDAPSAVSVLTSQDVREHGWRTLAEALASLPGVYISDDRNYSYIGARGFQRPGDYNGRFLLMIDGVRVNENVYDQASIGTEGMLDMDLVERIEYVPGPGAAVYGSNTIFGVINVVTKSGSALAGPQVSVSVGSKGERRGRASYGYHAQDGTDVLLSVSGFTRDGGDLYAAEFDTPDQNNGIAAGQDNDRSRSAFVKASRGPLSFSAGHVTREKGVPTASYGAMYNMANRTRDAQSFASIGYTKDLSDTLEFSTRLDWGRVAYVGAGPYPDDEGNPRTNVDGAQGSWYAMNATATYTALAGHKLLVGVDAQRNARIKQYNFDLDPYEVAMNDRRTATRAGVFIEDEARLTPDLILNAGVRYDHDSITGSRVNPRAALIWHAGAKDTLKLIYGTAYRSPNAYELYYDVDAYADANPYLRAEEIATTEVVWERQPNAYSKVSLSAFHYGIKGLITEILRPDGILMFDNTQRASADGVELSGERLFAGGTRVRGSYTYQHAQDHEGAWLVNSPRHLLKVNATWALPGDRLRLGTEGQCTSRRLTENASTGGFCRWNLTLGPATRTGKVDWSVSMYNATGRRYADPAGPAFVQEAIAREGRTVLVKTGYAF; via the coding sequence ATGTCCAGCAAAAATCTTCGCCGCAACATCATCGTGGCGCTTGCCTTGCAAGCCGCATTTACGCAGGCCTCCGGGCAGGACGCGGCAGCCGACGACCTGGCGGCCATGCCGCTTGAAAGCCTGATGGGTGTCACCGTCGTCACATCGGCTTCCCGCTTCGTGCAGCGCGTCAGCGATGCGCCGTCAGCCGTGTCGGTGCTCACGTCGCAGGACGTGCGCGAGCATGGCTGGCGCACGCTCGCCGAGGCGCTGGCCAGCCTGCCCGGCGTGTATATCTCGGACGACCGCAACTATTCCTATATCGGCGCGCGCGGCTTCCAGCGCCCGGGCGACTACAACGGCCGCTTCCTGCTGATGATCGACGGCGTGCGCGTCAACGAAAACGTGTATGACCAGGCATCGATCGGCACCGAGGGCATGCTGGACATGGATCTTGTCGAGCGCATCGAATACGTGCCGGGCCCCGGCGCCGCCGTCTATGGCTCGAACACGATCTTCGGTGTGATCAACGTGGTCACGAAGTCGGGCAGTGCGCTGGCCGGTCCGCAGGTCTCCGTGTCCGTGGGCAGCAAGGGCGAGCGCCGCGGCCGCGCCAGCTACGGTTACCACGCGCAGGACGGCACCGACGTGCTGCTGTCCGTCAGCGGGTTCACGCGTGACGGCGGCGACCTCTACGCGGCCGAATTCGATACGCCCGACCAGAACAACGGCATTGCCGCGGGCCAGGACAATGACCGTTCGCGCAGCGCGTTCGTGAAAGCCTCGCGCGGCCCGCTGTCGTTCAGCGCAGGCCATGTGACGCGCGAGAAGGGCGTGCCGACGGCTTCGTACGGCGCCATGTACAACATGGCGAACCGGACGCGCGACGCGCAGAGTTTCGCCAGCATCGGCTACACGAAAGACCTGTCGGACACGCTGGAGTTTTCCACACGCCTGGACTGGGGCCGCGTCGCCTACGTGGGTGCGGGCCCGTATCCGGACGACGAAGGCAATCCGCGCACCAACGTCGATGGCGCCCAGGGCTCGTGGTATGCGATGAACGCAACCGCCACGTACACCGCCTTGGCCGGTCACAAGCTGCTGGTGGGCGTGGATGCGCAGCGCAACGCACGAATCAAGCAATACAACTTCGACCTGGACCCCTACGAAGTGGCGATGAACGACCGCCGTACCGCCACGCGCGCGGGCGTCTTCATCGAGGACGAAGCGCGGCTGACGCCGGACCTGATCCTGAACGCCGGCGTGCGCTATGACCACGACAGCATCACCGGCAGCCGTGTCAACCCGCGCGCCGCGCTGATCTGGCACGCCGGCGCGAAGGATACGCTGAAGCTGATCTACGGCACCGCCTACCGTTCGCCGAACGCCTACGAGCTGTACTACGACGTGGACGCCTATGCGGATGCCAATCCGTACCTGCGCGCGGAAGAAATCGCCACGACCGAGGTGGTATGGGAACGCCAGCCGAACGCGTACAGCAAGGTGTCGCTGTCGGCGTTCCACTACGGGATCAAGGGCCTGATCACGGAAATACTGCGCCCCGACGGCATCCTCATGTTCGACAATACCCAGCGGGCCTCGGCCGACGGCGTCGAGCTGTCCGGCGAACGCCTGTTCGCCGGCGGCACACGCGTGCGTGGCAGCTACACGTACCAGCATGCGCAAGACCACGAAGGCGCCTGGCTCGTCAACTCGCCGCGCCACCTGCTGAAAGTCAACGCCACGTGGGCGCTGCCGGGCGACCGGCTGCGCCTGGGCACGGAAGGGCAGTGCACGTCGCGCCGCCTCACCGAGAACGCCAGCACGGGCGGCTTCTGCCGGTGGAACCTCACGCTCGGCCCGGCCACCCGCACCGGCAAGGTCGACTGGTCGGTCAGCATGTATAACGCGACCGGGCGCCGCTACGCGGACCCGGCCGGCCCTGCCTTCGTGCAGGAGGCAATCGCGCGCGAGGGCCGCACGGTGCTCGTCAAGACGGGCTATGCGTTCTGA
- a CDS encoding MarR family winged helix-turn-helix transcriptional regulator, translated as MDISPETPWDTTPDLSARIVTAIARLASVMRAGMWAASTAEQLNPAQAEIVQLLHRRARGMRLSWLAQQLSISTASASDSVAALVSKGYVRKTRAADDGRATALLLTPEGEQLAGRLEGALDFADDAVSALPHALQVALLTGLFKTIAELQKTERFPELRVCLSCRHFEPNKFPGADAPHHCALVGAPLPIAFLRIDCAEHEPADPTAAQRNWQIFA; from the coding sequence ATGGACATCTCGCCGGAAACTCCCTGGGACACGACGCCGGACCTGTCGGCCCGGATCGTCACCGCCATCGCCCGCCTGGCCAGCGTGATGCGGGCCGGCATGTGGGCTGCTTCCACCGCCGAGCAGCTCAATCCCGCGCAAGCGGAGATCGTGCAGTTGCTGCACCGCCGCGCGCGTGGCATGCGGCTGTCGTGGCTGGCGCAGCAACTGTCGATTTCCACGGCCAGCGCCAGCGATTCCGTCGCCGCGCTCGTGTCGAAGGGCTACGTGCGCAAGACCCGCGCGGCCGACGACGGCCGCGCCACGGCGCTGCTGCTGACGCCCGAGGGGGAACAACTGGCCGGGCGGCTCGAGGGCGCGCTGGACTTCGCCGACGACGCCGTCTCCGCGCTGCCCCATGCGCTGCAGGTGGCCCTGCTGACGGGCCTGTTCAAGACGATCGCCGAACTGCAGAAGACCGAACGCTTCCCCGAACTGCGCGTCTGCCTGTCGTGCCGCCACTTCGAACCCAACAAATTCCCCGGCGCCGACGCCCCGCACCACTGCGCCCTCGTCGGCGCCCCCCTGCCCATCGCCTTCCTGCGCATCGACTGCGCCGAACACGAACCCGCCGACCCCACCGCCGCCCAGCGCAACTGGCAAATCTTCGCGTGA